In the genome of Bryobacteraceae bacterium, one region contains:
- a CDS encoding PHP-associated domain-containing protein — translation MRCDLHVHTVHSGMCTVPVARRFCRESFSRPLEVYEILKGAGMDLVTVTDHDSMAAHEDLSRFPDFFPSEEVSVTMPSGTEAHIAVYGLNAAQHQGVQERRDDLPRFLAYLTEERLLFGANHIFSALTGRRHRSDFDWFERHFPVWETRNGAMEECVNQLAAEVAGRSGKPITAGSDSHTTRTLARTYTEVAGARSASEFLDGLRSGRGRAAGVSGDWTRVTLDVATIASRMFLERPWTVLLLPFTLGIPVTAFFNSVRERRFAAYWAARLAGAPPSGVMLPVAETA, via the coding sequence ATGCGTTGCGACCTGCACGTCCACACGGTGCACTCCGGCATGTGCACCGTGCCCGTGGCACGCCGTTTCTGCCGCGAAAGCTTCAGCCGGCCGCTGGAGGTCTACGAGATCCTCAAGGGCGCCGGGATGGACCTGGTGACGGTCACCGACCACGACAGCATGGCGGCCCACGAGGACCTCTCGCGCTTCCCCGATTTCTTCCCGAGCGAGGAAGTATCGGTGACGATGCCTTCCGGCACGGAGGCGCATATCGCTGTTTACGGGTTGAACGCCGCGCAGCACCAGGGGGTCCAGGAAAGGCGCGACGACCTGCCGCGGTTCCTTGCCTACCTTACCGAGGAGCGCCTCTTGTTTGGCGCGAATCACATTTTTTCCGCGCTGACGGGCAGACGGCACCGGTCCGACTTCGACTGGTTCGAGCGTCACTTTCCGGTTTGGGAGACCCGCAACGGAGCGATGGAAGAATGCGTAAATCAACTTGCCGCGGAAGTGGCCGGACGGAGTGGCAAACCGATCACGGCGGGAAGCGATTCCCACACCACGCGTACGTTGGCCCGCACCTACACGGAGGTTGCCGGCGCCCGGTCCGCCTCCGAATTTCTCGATGGCTTGCGCTCGGGAAGAGGCCGCGCGGCCGGCGTGTCCGGTGACTGGACGCGGGTGACGCTGGATGTTGCCACGATCGCATCGCGGATGTTTCTCGAGCGTCCGTGGACAGTGCTGCTGCTGCCGTTCACGCTGGGGATCCCGGTGACGGCATTCTTCAACTCGGTGCGGGAGCGGCGATTCGCCGCCTACTGGGCGGCGCGGCTGGCGGGAGCTCCTCCGTCGGGCGTGATGCTGCCGGTGGCCGAGACGGCATAG
- a CDS encoding glycosyltransferase family 1 protein produces MKPPRLALFADCYHEVNGVANTVRHLERYAVEQQLPVLCVRSGGKTRLVRDGAFGALELRRSPLCFPVDRDLEFDLLLNRHLPRIKRELTAFRPDVIHITGPGDIGIAGMLASRILRAPLVASWHTNVHEFAARRLEQLLAPVPARTRQRVCASGEQMVWRLLTLYYRAPSLLFAPNPELIEALARDTGRRVLPMPRGIDTALFHPSRRRRPEGEVVFGYVGRLTPEKNVRLLVEVDRALRTSGRRGYRFLIVGDGGERPALERELPGARFTGVLRGEALAEAYASMDLLLFPSHTDTFGNVALEAQASGVPVLATADGGPKFLVEDGRTGWVAGSDDAFVRKAVEAAARPSTLSAMGPEARASVLSRSWDQVFSDLYGAYGAVVTASGAGLRSALYGVA; encoded by the coding sequence TTGAAGCCACCCCGGCTGGCGCTGTTCGCGGATTGCTACCACGAAGTGAACGGTGTCGCAAACACAGTGCGTCATCTCGAGCGCTACGCCGTGGAACAACAGTTGCCGGTACTGTGCGTGCGTTCCGGCGGCAAGACCCGGTTGGTTCGTGACGGGGCCTTTGGCGCATTGGAGCTGCGCCGCAGTCCGCTTTGCTTTCCCGTGGACCGCGATCTCGAGTTCGATCTCCTGCTGAATCGGCACTTGCCTCGCATCAAGCGGGAACTTACGGCGTTCCGGCCCGACGTCATTCATATCACCGGACCGGGCGACATCGGGATCGCCGGAATGCTGGCATCTCGAATCTTGCGAGCCCCGCTGGTGGCTTCGTGGCATACCAACGTCCACGAGTTCGCCGCGCGGCGGCTGGAGCAATTGCTCGCGCCGGTTCCGGCGAGGACGCGCCAGCGGGTTTGCGCCAGCGGGGAGCAAATGGTGTGGCGCCTGCTTACGTTATACTACCGGGCGCCGAGCCTGCTATTCGCGCCCAATCCGGAACTGATCGAGGCGCTGGCGCGCGATACGGGGCGACGGGTGCTGCCGATGCCGCGCGGCATCGATACCGCGCTCTTCCACCCTTCCCGACGCCGCCGGCCCGAAGGGGAGGTGGTCTTCGGGTACGTTGGGCGGCTTACGCCGGAAAAGAACGTGCGTCTGCTGGTGGAAGTGGATCGCGCGCTGCGGACCTCGGGCCGTCGAGGTTACCGCTTCCTGATCGTGGGAGACGGCGGGGAACGTCCGGCGCTCGAGCGCGAGCTGCCGGGCGCGCGGTTCACGGGAGTACTGCGCGGCGAGGCGCTGGCCGAGGCCTACGCCTCAATGGACCTGTTGCTCTTCCCCTCGCATACGGATACGTTTGGGAACGTGGCGCTGGAGGCTCAGGCGTCGGGCGTGCCGGTTCTGGCGACGGCCGATGGCGGGCCGAAGTTCCTGGTGGAGGACGGCCGCACGGGCTGGGTAGCGGGCAGTGACGACGCGTTTGTCCGGAAGGCGGTGGAGGCGGCGGCGCGCCCTTCGACGCTAAGCGCGATGGGCCCCGAGGCCCGGGCGAGCGTGCTCAGCCGGAGTTGGGATCAGGTCTTTTCGGATCTATACGGGGCGTATGGCGCAGTCGTCACCGCCAGCGGCGCGGGATTGCGGTCCGCGCTTTACGGCGTCGCCTGA
- a CDS encoding GNAT family N-acyltransferase translates to MLPLASLWQRGAARSAAPLILEVPASQVSAELAALDPSQTLVRQGPFDVVLARASQIPALMLEIGRVREETFRHAGEGTGKRYDLDRFDEHYEHLALWDRVHGRVAGSCRLASTADTLARMGRAGLYTTTLFHLGAAFFRAIGPAVELGRSFVHPAYQRKPHSLLLLWRGIGRYLELRPECRALFGPVSISGTYTLQGRQMIARFLAERAAADEPLRRCARARRPLRQPWPQPWLGRGNALPRAASLEEADELLRLIGGPEAKRGMPVLLRQYLKLGGQVVCCSVDPAFNHCLDALVVLDLRIADHARLIRMLGFDPSGDAVKRGPQSRAAGGDDCAIRPV, encoded by the coding sequence ATGCTGCCTCTTGCCAGCCTTTGGCAGCGCGGCGCCGCTCGTAGCGCGGCGCCGCTCATTCTCGAAGTTCCCGCATCCCAGGTCAGCGCCGAACTAGCTGCGCTGGATCCCTCCCAAACGCTCGTTCGCCAGGGCCCCTTCGATGTCGTGCTCGCGCGGGCGTCCCAGATCCCTGCCTTGATGCTCGAGATCGGCCGCGTTCGCGAAGAAACCTTCCGCCATGCAGGCGAAGGCACCGGCAAGCGCTACGACCTCGATCGCTTCGACGAACACTACGAGCACCTCGCCCTGTGGGATCGCGTACACGGCCGTGTGGCCGGCTCTTGTCGGCTCGCTTCCACTGCCGATACGCTCGCCCGCATGGGCCGCGCCGGCCTCTACACAACCACTCTCTTCCACCTCGGCGCCGCCTTTTTTCGTGCAATCGGACCAGCGGTTGAGCTTGGGCGCTCCTTCGTCCATCCCGCCTACCAACGGAAACCTCATTCCCTCCTGCTGCTGTGGCGCGGCATCGGCCGTTACCTTGAGCTCCGCCCCGAGTGTCGCGCGTTGTTTGGGCCGGTTTCGATCAGCGGGACCTACACTCTCCAGGGGCGGCAGATGATCGCGCGCTTTCTCGCCGAACGCGCCGCGGCGGACGAACCACTCCGACGTTGCGCGCGCGCCCGCAGGCCGCTTCGCCAGCCTTGGCCGCAGCCGTGGCTTGGACGCGGCAACGCCCTGCCGCGCGCCGCATCGCTCGAAGAAGCCGACGAACTGCTCCGTCTAATCGGCGGCCCGGAGGCCAAACGCGGCATGCCGGTGCTGCTGCGTCAGTATCTCAAGCTCGGCGGCCAAGTCGTCTGCTGCAGCGTGGACCCCGCGTTCAACCACTGCCTTGATGCCCTTGTGGTGCTGGACCTCCGCATTGCCGACCACGCACGTCTGATCCGGATGCTCGGCTTCGATCCCTCAGGCGACGCCGTAAAGCGCGGACCGCAATCCCGCGCCGCTGGCGGTGACGACTGCGCCATACGCCCCGTATAG
- a CDS encoding NAD(P)/FAD-dependent oxidoreductase, with translation MVTHNTASPLPPATGVLIVGAGPAGLALALSLQRAGISHVIVDKLPQGLNTSRAGVIHAHTLDVLSQLGVSNELVRHGLPISRFRIRDGDRMLLQLGFESLPSPHPYLLMLPQDCTERILAERIEAAGGFVHRGYAATALHRTGAGVEVTLQGPSGQAVVTAGYVVGADGMHSLVRDFVGTPFEGSAYADSFVLADVRMDWPFGNGEVSFFFSPAGLVVVAPLPGKRYRVVATVAEAPPQPSMELVQSLLDSRGPRQRRARVLELLWSSRFRVHHRLARHYRSGRFFLMGDAAHVHSPAGGQGMNTGLVDAVVLGELLRRAIRNGDDSILDEYERLRRPAAEKVLRLSARLTAIGVVRDGIRRWLRNAALSFLNAFAPGRNTLVRSLSGLSRAALASLPPDIAPSAVPVSRLQPTSGGRQ, from the coding sequence ATGGTTACGCACAACACGGCTTCGCCCCTCCCGCCGGCTACCGGCGTCCTCATCGTCGGCGCCGGTCCGGCCGGACTGGCGCTCGCGCTCTCGCTCCAACGCGCTGGCATTTCACATGTCATCGTCGACAAACTGCCCCAAGGGCTCAATACCTCGCGCGCAGGAGTGATCCATGCGCATACGCTCGACGTTCTGAGCCAGCTCGGCGTCTCCAATGAACTCGTCCGGCACGGGCTCCCGATCTCCCGGTTCCGAATCCGCGATGGCGACCGGATGCTGCTCCAGCTTGGTTTCGAGAGCCTGCCCTCGCCCCATCCCTACCTCCTGATGTTGCCGCAGGATTGCACGGAGCGCATCCTGGCCGAACGGATCGAGGCCGCTGGCGGCTTTGTCCACCGCGGGTACGCCGCTACCGCGCTCCACCGAACAGGCGCCGGCGTCGAGGTGACTCTCCAGGGGCCCAGTGGCCAAGCGGTTGTGACAGCCGGCTACGTCGTCGGCGCTGACGGAATGCATAGCCTGGTGCGGGACTTCGTCGGGACGCCTTTCGAAGGCAGCGCGTATGCCGATTCGTTCGTCCTCGCAGACGTTCGTATGGACTGGCCGTTCGGCAACGGCGAGGTGTCGTTCTTCTTCTCTCCCGCCGGGCTCGTCGTCGTCGCGCCGCTGCCGGGGAAGCGTTATCGCGTCGTCGCCACCGTGGCCGAAGCGCCCCCGCAACCATCCATGGAACTGGTGCAAAGCTTGCTGGATAGCCGCGGCCCCCGGCAGCGCCGGGCAAGAGTCCTGGAACTGCTTTGGAGCTCCCGCTTTCGGGTTCATCATCGCCTTGCGCGGCACTACCGGAGTGGACGGTTCTTTCTGATGGGCGATGCGGCTCATGTCCACAGTCCCGCCGGCGGTCAAGGCATGAACACCGGCCTCGTGGACGCGGTGGTCCTCGGGGAGCTCCTTCGTCGCGCGATACGCAACGGCGACGATTCGATCCTGGACGAATACGAGCGCCTGCGCCGGCCCGCCGCCGAGAAGGTCCTGCGCCTGTCCGCACGCCTCACCGCCATCGGCGTCGTTCGCGATGGGATAAGGCGGTGGCTCCGCAATGCAGCCCTGTCCTTCCTCAACGCGTTCGCGCCGGGTAGGAATACGTTGGTCCGCAGTCTGTCGGGACTTAGTCGCGCCGCCTTGGCTTCGCTGCCTCCGGATATCGCTCCCTCCGCTGTTCCGGTCTCGCGGTTGCAGCCAACCTCCGGAGGAAGACAATGA
- a CDS encoding tetratricopeptide repeat protein has translation MNRATVEAADNPIPADRIRTQLAIIVASGGFVSSPRLCRFLRFIVERTLENDAESLKEYVLAIEVFDRAEDYDPNIDSIVRVEARRLRNKLKAYYEGAGGQDAVLIGLRPGSYVPQFGWQNRQSESHHAPALASIDTTIAVLPFVNMSPEPDQDYFCDGITEEIINALSSIRTLAVVARTSSFQYKGRNADVREVGEKLGANVIVEGSVRKSGSRLRITAQAIDTKTGYHLWSETYRRELADVFAIQEEISTAIAETVHANLPRRPRPNSAAHPPSLEAYTGYFRAMHLVHQETAPSLQLAMEQFQVLIREYPAYADPYAGIATVYAALSIFGAASGKEILPELRRHAEEAVRLDPDSSAGWTVMAGIAAHWEFDWAEAERRFRRAIALQPSNYAAHSWFGGVLAMLGRFDEAESKYRLAMKLNPLFPSAYARLGFLCYLRRDGAGAARFLNESLRLAPDYEEARFVLGMLHLAQGDNAAAVEVLSRRLDEAPIPLHIGMLAGAYHRWGKRAECAKALARLERIAGQHYVTPMARVAACVGMGDLDGAMQALAASIEDRAIFANVLNVDPFVDPIRADPRFQRLVASMNLPPRRAG, from the coding sequence ATGAATCGGGCGACGGTGGAAGCGGCCGACAATCCCATTCCCGCCGATCGGATCCGGACGCAACTGGCGATCATCGTCGCCAGCGGTGGATTCGTCTCCTCCCCGCGCCTCTGCCGCTTCCTGCGTTTCATCGTGGAACGGACTCTGGAGAACGACGCCGAAAGCCTAAAGGAATATGTCCTCGCCATTGAAGTCTTTGACCGCGCCGAGGACTACGACCCGAACATCGATTCGATCGTCCGCGTCGAAGCTCGAAGGCTCCGCAACAAGCTGAAAGCCTACTACGAAGGCGCCGGCGGCCAGGATGCCGTCCTGATCGGACTTCGCCCCGGCAGTTATGTCCCCCAGTTCGGTTGGCAGAACCGGCAGTCTGAGTCTCACCACGCACCGGCTCTGGCCTCCATCGATACCACGATTGCCGTACTGCCGTTCGTAAACATGAGTCCGGAGCCCGACCAGGATTACTTCTGCGACGGCATCACGGAGGAGATCATCAACGCGCTGTCTTCCATCCGGACCCTGGCCGTCGTGGCCCGCACATCGTCGTTCCAGTACAAAGGCCGCAACGCCGATGTACGCGAGGTAGGAGAGAAGCTCGGCGCGAACGTGATCGTCGAGGGCAGCGTTCGAAAATCCGGAAGCCGGTTGCGGATTACCGCCCAGGCCATCGATACGAAGACGGGTTATCACCTGTGGTCGGAGACCTACCGGCGGGAGCTGGCGGACGTCTTCGCAATTCAGGAGGAGATCTCTACCGCCATCGCCGAAACAGTTCATGCCAACCTTCCGCGGCGCCCGAGGCCCAACTCCGCCGCTCACCCGCCGAGCCTCGAAGCCTACACCGGATATTTCCGCGCCATGCACCTTGTTCATCAGGAAACGGCGCCGTCGCTCCAACTCGCAATGGAACAGTTCCAAGTGCTGATTCGTGAGTATCCTGCCTACGCCGATCCATACGCGGGAATCGCTACCGTCTACGCCGCCCTCTCCATATTCGGCGCGGCATCCGGCAAGGAGATCCTGCCGGAGCTGCGGCGCCACGCCGAGGAAGCCGTCCGCCTGGATCCCGATTCGTCCGCCGGATGGACGGTCATGGCGGGCATCGCCGCTCATTGGGAATTCGATTGGGCCGAAGCCGAACGGCGCTTCCGGCGCGCCATCGCACTCCAGCCGAGTAACTACGCCGCGCATTCCTGGTTCGGAGGCGTGCTGGCGATGCTCGGCCGTTTTGACGAGGCCGAGTCGAAGTACCGCCTGGCCATGAAATTGAATCCGCTGTTTCCCTCTGCCTACGCGCGCCTTGGATTCCTGTGTTACCTCCGCCGGGATGGAGCCGGCGCCGCCCGTTTCCTGAACGAGTCTCTCCGGCTGGCGCCCGATTACGAAGAAGCGCGTTTCGTCCTGGGGATGCTCCACTTGGCGCAGGGCGACAACGCGGCCGCCGTCGAGGTTCTTTCACGCCGCCTCGACGAAGCGCCCATCCCGCTTCACATCGGAATGCTGGCCGGCGCATACCATCGCTGGGGGAAGCGCGCGGAATGCGCGAAAGCGCTCGCCCGCCTGGAGCGGATTGCGGGCCAGCACTACGTGACGCCGATGGCCAGAGTCGCGGCGTGCGTCGGTATGGGCGACCTCGACGGAGCCATGCAGGCGCTCGCCGCTTCAATCGAGGATCGCGCAATCTTCGCGAACGTCCTCAACGTCGATCCGTTCGTGGACCCGATCCGCGCCGATCCGCGATTCCAGCGGCTCGTGGCGTCGATGAACCTCCCCCCGCGCCGCGCCGGCTGA
- a CDS encoding Gfo/Idh/MocA family oxidoreductase, whose translation MTPRRNFLTATTAGVLIAKPETVFGSQANSAVEVGLIGCGGRGNWITPFFPEHAGARVVAVADVQRANLTATAAKFQVGAGRSYHGPDAYKQLAASKLDAVIIETPTLFHPEIAEASVAAGKHVFMAKPVAVDVPGCRTVLTAGREAQRKKLTYWVDFQTRARDVYQEAARRVHGGDIGKPAFAQVYYFAGRPWKDKGQPGMDPGQRTMLNWFGDRALSGDIIVEQNIHVIDVANWLLGAHPVKAHGSGGRTNWAGTPNDYGDAWDHFVVTYWYPDGVHASFSSHQLNGSVADLCVRAYGVHGCADTHYNGLIRITGKNPWMGAEKDDTFRSGAIENVKKFVAAVRDNKPIYNFETSVESNLTGILGRTAAYRNAEVTWDEMMRSTERWTTDVKLDW comes from the coding sequence ATGACACCGCGCAGGAACTTCCTCACCGCCACCACCGCCGGCGTGCTCATCGCGAAGCCGGAGACCGTTTTCGGATCGCAGGCCAACTCCGCCGTCGAGGTGGGGTTGATCGGCTGCGGCGGACGCGGCAACTGGATCACGCCGTTTTTCCCCGAACACGCCGGCGCGCGCGTGGTGGCCGTGGCCGACGTCCAACGCGCCAACCTCACCGCCACGGCCGCGAAGTTTCAGGTGGGCGCGGGACGGTCATACCATGGCCCGGACGCGTACAAGCAACTCGCCGCCTCGAAGCTCGACGCCGTCATCATCGAAACACCGACGCTGTTCCACCCCGAGATCGCCGAAGCCTCCGTCGCCGCCGGCAAGCACGTCTTCATGGCGAAGCCCGTGGCCGTCGACGTTCCCGGCTGCCGCACCGTGCTCACGGCGGGACGCGAGGCGCAGCGCAAGAAGCTCACCTACTGGGTGGACTTTCAGACCCGCGCCCGCGACGTCTACCAGGAAGCCGCGCGGCGCGTCCACGGCGGCGACATCGGCAAGCCCGCCTTCGCGCAGGTCTACTACTTCGCGGGCCGTCCGTGGAAGGACAAAGGCCAGCCCGGCATGGACCCCGGCCAACGCACAATGCTCAACTGGTTCGGCGACCGAGCGCTGAGCGGCGACATCATCGTGGAGCAGAACATCCACGTGATCGACGTCGCCAACTGGCTGCTCGGCGCGCATCCGGTGAAGGCGCACGGCTCCGGCGGACGGACGAACTGGGCCGGCACACCGAACGACTACGGCGACGCCTGGGATCACTTCGTGGTGACGTACTGGTATCCGGACGGAGTCCACGCGAGCTTCAGTTCGCACCAATTGAACGGCTCCGTGGCCGACCTTTGCGTGCGCGCGTACGGGGTCCACGGGTGCGCCGACACGCACTACAACGGCCTAATCCGCATCACTGGGAAGAATCCGTGGATGGGCGCGGAGAAGGACGATACGTTCAGGAGCGGCGCCATCGAGAACGTGAAGAAGTTCGTGGCTGCCGTGCGCGACAACAAGCCCATCTACAACTTCGAGACTTCGGTGGAGAGCAACCTCACGGGGATCCTGGGCCGGACGGCGGCCTACCGCAACGCCGAGGTCACCTGGGACGAAATGATGCGCTCCACCGAGCGCTGGACCACGGACGTGAAGCTCGACTGGTAG
- a CDS encoding ThuA domain-containing protein — MRNLVVFLLAAGTALAQPAPAKKIQALIVTGQNGHDWRGVTPMLRKALEATGRFEVRVTEEFRGASNETLAPYDLVVVNYYDSRKPELRWGETAERALTQFVESGKGLTIYHFSLAAFNGWKEWEEMSGGNWRPNNGHHSAPHDFEVTVRDGDHPITRGLPKKFPQPHDELYANLKWQEDRSRYRVLATAWDDHKLYNGKARQPIPGDGLDHPMLWVSERGKGRIFVTALGHDPSDVQTPAFVSTFTRGSEWAATGAVTVAPPID, encoded by the coding sequence ATGAGGAACCTCGTCGTGTTTCTGTTGGCCGCCGGAACCGCTCTTGCTCAGCCCGCTCCGGCGAAGAAGATCCAGGCGCTGATCGTCACCGGCCAGAACGGGCACGACTGGCGCGGCGTCACGCCGATGCTGCGCAAGGCGCTCGAGGCGACGGGCCGCTTCGAGGTCCGCGTGACCGAGGAGTTCCGGGGAGCGAGCAACGAAACGCTCGCTCCCTACGACCTCGTCGTGGTCAACTACTACGATTCGCGCAAGCCCGAACTGCGGTGGGGCGAGACCGCCGAACGCGCCCTCACCCAGTTCGTCGAGTCCGGCAAGGGGCTCACGATCTACCACTTCAGCCTCGCCGCGTTTAATGGCTGGAAGGAGTGGGAGGAGATGTCGGGCGGCAACTGGCGGCCGAACAACGGGCATCACTCCGCGCCGCACGATTTCGAGGTGACCGTGCGCGACGGCGATCATCCCATCACGCGCGGCCTTCCGAAGAAGTTCCCCCAGCCGCACGACGAACTCTACGCCAACCTGAAGTGGCAGGAGGACCGCAGCCGCTACCGCGTGCTGGCCACCGCCTGGGACGATCACAAGCTCTACAACGGCAAGGCCCGCCAGCCGATCCCCGGCGATGGACTGGATCACCCGATGCTCTGGGTGAGCGAGCGTGGCAAAGGACGCATCTTCGTAACCGCGCTCGGCCATGACCCGAGCGACGTCCAGACGCCGGCCTTCGTCTCCACATTCACCCGGGGCAGCGAATGGGCCGCCACCGGCGCGGTCACCGTCGCGCCGCCGATCGATTGA
- a CDS encoding mandelate racemase/muconate lactonizing enzyme family protein — MSVSNRRAILRQAAAVAGILQLTKPGVSAQSANRPVRRESSPSQLRITDMRFVLVASNYDYPIIRIDTNQGVYGLGEVRDAGREGTALILKPHLKGRNPLDIDPILDSIRVFASHQRLGGGYSAVDMALHDIAGKVYGVPAWRLAGSKYRDKIRVYCDTTESHDPKIYAERFKKRKAQGFTFFKMDLGTRMVANHPGAVNDRRVATEKGLGYMCEYIEAVREAIGWEAPLGADHFGPLTVNDSIRYARAFEKYNLAWAEDMIQVGHLGPGGDAPLDWHGYRELTTSTTTPIATGESLFGLQEGFRALIDNRAVDIIHPDPLTSGAIRETKRIADYASLNGIQTAIHFAGSPVGCLASVHMAATIKDLLAMENHAVDIPWWDSLVDGPSKPIVNQGFITVPDTPGLGVELNETAIKEHIRKGGYFEPTPHYDDYILDRFRIGGPYPHIDENGKLVNEL; from the coding sequence ATGTCCGTTTCCAACCGCCGCGCGATTCTACGGCAGGCCGCCGCCGTCGCGGGAATCCTCCAACTCACCAAACCCGGCGTCTCTGCGCAATCCGCCAACCGGCCGGTGCGCCGCGAATCCTCCCCCAGCCAACTCCGCATCACCGACATGCGCTTTGTGCTCGTGGCTTCAAACTACGACTACCCCATTATCCGCATCGACACCAATCAGGGCGTCTACGGACTCGGCGAAGTCCGCGACGCTGGCCGCGAAGGCACCGCCCTCATCCTCAAGCCGCACCTCAAGGGCCGCAACCCGCTCGACATCGATCCCATCCTCGATAGCATCCGCGTATTCGCGAGCCACCAGCGGCTGGGCGGCGGCTACAGCGCGGTCGACATGGCGCTTCATGACATCGCCGGCAAGGTCTACGGCGTGCCCGCGTGGCGTCTCGCCGGTTCGAAATATCGCGACAAGATCCGCGTGTATTGCGACACCACGGAAAGCCACGATCCGAAGATCTATGCCGAGCGCTTCAAGAAGCGCAAGGCGCAGGGGTTCACGTTCTTCAAGATGGACCTCGGTACGCGGATGGTGGCAAACCATCCCGGGGCGGTGAACGACAGGCGCGTCGCCACCGAGAAGGGCCTCGGCTACATGTGCGAATACATCGAAGCCGTCCGCGAGGCCATCGGGTGGGAGGCGCCGCTCGGCGCCGATCATTTCGGTCCGCTTACGGTGAACGACAGCATCCGCTACGCGCGTGCGTTCGAAAAGTACAACCTCGCGTGGGCCGAAGACATGATCCAGGTGGGCCACCTCGGCCCCGGCGGCGACGCTCCGCTCGACTGGCATGGCTATCGCGAGCTCACCACATCCACGACAACACCCATCGCCACCGGCGAAAGCCTCTTCGGACTCCAGGAGGGCTTCCGTGCGCTGATCGACAATCGCGCAGTCGACATCATCCACCCCGACCCGCTGACTTCCGGCGCCATCCGCGAAACCAAGCGCATCGCCGACTACGCCTCGCTGAACGGCATCCAGACCGCGATCCACTTCGCCGGTTCCCCGGTCGGCTGCCTGGCAAGCGTGCACATGGCGGCGACGATCAAGGACCTGCTCGCCATGGAAAACCACGCCGTCGACATCCCGTGGTGGGACAGCCTCGTCGACGGGCCCTCGAAGCCGATCGTCAACCAGGGGTTCATCACCGTGCCCGACACGCCCGGCCTCGGGGTGGAACTCAACGAAACGGCGATCAAGGAGCACATCCGCAAGGGCGGCTACTTCGAGCCAACTCCGCACTACGACGACTACATCCTGGACCGGTTCCGCATCGGCGGCCCTTATCCGCACATCGACGAGAACGGGAAGCTCGTGAACGAACTCTGA
- a CDS encoding universal stress protein produces MKVLFTTDGSPEASDAAAAACGLLNLGDIEADAVCVVPEYLPAACGWNESRVRERYMERMEAETNRILSCLVSSLAVSGVPANPLVEQGSPAGSIVELAAGYDLVVLGASGKRHASHVRIGAVANQVASHAPCSVLIGRPTLRTNGPHILAAVDASMASRRAMMELPRFVAVDSAEITLMHVIETPWLHLGLEQEWFGYEDPEHEQLDPDSRWRRRLCTQAERIIERARDALASPHAGVERKIVEGLPVREILGEAEVGDHDLVVVGATGATDLKHQVLGSVSLDLAANAQCSVLIVRSPR; encoded by the coding sequence GTGAAAGTTCTGTTCACTACGGACGGATCGCCGGAAGCGTCGGACGCCGCCGCTGCGGCGTGCGGTTTGCTCAACCTCGGCGATATCGAAGCCGACGCCGTCTGCGTAGTTCCCGAATACCTTCCCGCCGCCTGCGGTTGGAACGAAAGCCGCGTTCGGGAACGCTACATGGAGCGAATGGAGGCGGAAACCAACCGCATCCTTTCCTGCCTCGTCTCGTCCCTCGCCGTCTCCGGCGTCCCAGCCAATCCTCTGGTGGAACAGGGATCGCCGGCCGGCTCCATCGTCGAGTTGGCCGCCGGCTACGATCTGGTTGTGCTGGGCGCCAGCGGCAAGCGCCACGCGAGTCATGTCCGGATCGGCGCGGTCGCGAATCAGGTCGCCAGCCATGCGCCCTGCTCGGTCCTCATCGGCAGGCCCACGCTGCGAACCAACGGACCTCATATCCTCGCCGCCGTGGACGCCTCCATGGCGTCCCGCCGCGCCATGATGGAACTACCCCGGTTCGTTGCCGTGGACTCGGCGGAGATCACGCTCATGCACGTCATCGAAACCCCATGGCTGCATCTCGGGCTGGAGCAGGAATGGTTTGGCTACGAGGATCCCGAACATGAGCAGCTCGACCCCGATTCCCGTTGGAGACGCCGGCTCTGCACCCAAGCCGAACGGATCATTGAGCGCGCCCGCGATGCCCTCGCGTCGCCGCACGCCGGCGTGGAGCGCAAAATCGTCGAGGGCCTCCCGGTCCGGGAGATACTCGGCGAAGCGGAGGTCGGCGACCACGATCTCGTCGTGGTCGGCGCCACGGGCGCTACCGATCTCAAGCACCAGGTGCTCGGAAGCGTTTCTCTCGATCTCGCCGCCAACGCCCAATGTTCGGTGCTCATCGTCCGCTCGCCCCGTTAG